In Ralstonia pseudosolanacearum, the DNA window CATCGTCCTGGCTGAAGTGCGCCGCTTCCATCTGCGACAACTGGTGCGCCACCAGCTTGCAGACCAGGTTGCGCAACATCTGCTCGTCGAACGGCAGGTTGGCGAAATCCACCGGGTCTTCCTTCTCGACTTCCGCGATCAGCTGGACCAGCAGGTCTTCGGTCATGGCGCGTTCCCCCGTGCAGGTTACGGCCAGTCTACGCCTGTCGTTCGCGCAAGCACAACGGGCCCGCATGGCGGGCCCGTTGGGTGTTGCTGCGTTGTGTTCGTTACCGGTGGCGCACGATGCGGATCGGCTGCTCGGCCATCTGCGCGGGCGCTTCACCCGACGCGCAGCCGCTGCAGCCGCTGCCGCAGCCGCTGCCCGATAGCGGATCGGAGTGGCACGACGGTGCCGCACCCGGCACCAGCAGCCGCCGGCCGACGGCACGCACCCAGCCCGGCCGCGACGGGCGATCGCACCAGAGTGCCATGCGCGCCACCGTGCGGGCGCGCACGGTCGGCGCGTAGCGGCCGGTGATCGACAGGGCGCTCAGCGCCACGAGCGTCGCGACGACGCCGGTTTCGACCACGTGATACACGCTCATGT includes these proteins:
- a CDS encoding DUF6587 family protein, with amino-acid sequence MSVYHVVETGVVATLVALSALSITGRYAPTVRARTVARMALWCDRPSRPGWVRAVGRRLLVPGAAPSCHSDPLSGSGCGSGCSGCASGEAPAQMAEQPIRIVRHR